From the Bacillota bacterium genome, one window contains:
- a CDS encoding transglutaminase domain-containing protein, whose protein sequence is MKKGHFLPIVVIVLSFLLFWAGLATGQEIPQFKITRLNADGILTSTGDLHLDINWKMPANADYIAIKRLYPSPYILLRDVVSGRSSFFVENAKAEYKDATNSIVMSADFKGAAVLRRQRWEVDMGRDMELVWQEGQRVILLQILPLGSMFMVGKYNIRLPQEATNIKYSIDSGLLTFSMPIPQVLGKPQLEVKLKCKPRIAASVYKVYGNKQIGNGTFWAAKTVFMNTGKSSVRDLEVRYRISGYADWSPSSKYSTIVPGGTVVDLYYPIISPKAAELRTETPVDLEVEYSYKDEAGHVYRDSDSARISILGINQFEFSNILPEENTGTWTDNFSNAPLLAAFVTRLDDPVKAFAGMASQLAGGAAASSSDDDALTYCKALYDLEVAHGISYQTPSGFLVEYSGGQDIKYPRDVLRDRSGTCVDLAITYAAACEAVGLRAYLLVIPGHVYPLIELPSGQILPVETTGVAGAAVGKSVTFEEAVKIGQKNLPKDLNEKPHFLVDLREMWRQGVSSPELPRLDADVLQRWGYKLPTGSAASQQQIPQPQAAQQSLPPVADLSGTYRGTVLITKGPAAGKTGYVMIMLQQNGASIRGQFMFDLVPPAQGSGPLEGQVQGNQLNFRMTVMGIAYEFQGVIQGNTIQGRFQSIQTGEAGEFYINKSS, encoded by the coding sequence ATGAAAAAAGGCCATTTCCTCCCCATCGTTGTTATTGTATTATCGTTCCTCCTCTTTTGGGCCGGTCTTGCAACGGGCCAAGAAATACCTCAATTTAAAATAACCCGACTCAACGCGGATGGTATCCTTACTTCCACCGGCGATCTCCATCTGGATATCAACTGGAAGATGCCGGCAAATGCCGATTACATTGCCATAAAGCGCCTCTACCCGAGCCCCTATATCCTGCTGAGGGACGTGGTCTCGGGGCGATCGAGTTTTTTCGTGGAAAATGCGAAGGCGGAATATAAAGATGCTACCAACTCGATCGTCATGAGCGCGGACTTCAAAGGGGCAGCTGTGCTCAGACGTCAGAGATGGGAAGTGGATATGGGCAGGGACATGGAGCTGGTATGGCAAGAGGGACAGCGCGTGATACTGCTCCAGATCCTCCCCCTCGGATCAATGTTTATGGTCGGGAAATATAATATACGGCTTCCCCAGGAGGCCACGAACATCAAGTATAGTATAGACTCAGGCCTTCTTACATTCTCAATGCCAATCCCGCAGGTCCTTGGGAAACCCCAGCTAGAAGTAAAGCTTAAGTGCAAGCCACGAATTGCGGCGTCAGTCTACAAGGTATATGGAAACAAACAGATCGGGAACGGGACCTTCTGGGCGGCCAAGACCGTCTTCATGAATACAGGCAAGAGCAGCGTCCGCGACCTTGAGGTAAGGTATAGAATAAGCGGGTATGCTGACTGGTCTCCTTCCAGCAAATACTCGACCATCGTCCCCGGCGGGACGGTCGTTGACCTCTATTACCCCATAATTTCCCCAAAGGCTGCAGAACTGCGGACAGAGACGCCTGTCGACCTCGAAGTGGAATATAGCTACAAGGATGAAGCTGGCCACGTCTATAGAGACTCGGATTCCGCAAGGATATCCATACTTGGCATTAACCAATTTGAATTCTCCAACATACTCCCTGAGGAAAACACCGGAACGTGGACGGACAACTTCTCGAATGCACCGCTGCTTGCCGCATTCGTTACAAGGTTGGATGACCCGGTCAAGGCTTTCGCCGGGATGGCAAGCCAGCTAGCCGGAGGCGCGGCAGCCTCCTCGAGCGACGATGATGCACTCACGTACTGTAAGGCGCTGTATGATCTGGAAGTAGCCCACGGCATCTCCTATCAGACGCCCTCGGGCTTTCTTGTGGAGTATTCAGGTGGCCAGGATATCAAGTACCCTCGTGATGTGCTGCGCGACCGCTCGGGCACCTGCGTTGACCTGGCAATCACCTATGCCGCGGCATGTGAGGCTGTCGGTCTCAGAGCATATCTTTTAGTGATTCCCGGGCACGTTTATCCTCTCATAGAACTTCCGAGCGGCCAGATCCTGCCCGTAGAGACCACCGGGGTGGCCGGCGCGGCCGTAGGCAAGTCCGTTACCTTCGAGGAAGCGGTAAAGATCGGACAGAAGAACCTTCCCAAGGATCTCAACGAGAAGCCCCATTTTCTCGTAGATTTGCGGGAGATGTGGCGGCAAGGCGTGAGCAGTCCCGAGCTTCCGCGGCTCGACGCGGACGTCCTCCAAAGGTGGGGATATAAGCTCCCCACGGGTTCAGCTGCGTCACAACAACAAATCCCGCAACCCCAGGCCGCCCAGCAATCTCTTCCTCCTGTGGCAGACTTGAGCGGGACGTATCGTGGAACGGTGCTCATTACGAAGGGCCCCGCCGCGGGAAAGACGGGGTATGTGATGATCATGCTGCAACAGAACGGGGCCAGTATTAGGGGACAGTTTATGTTCGACCTCGTTCCCCCCGCTCAAGGGTCAGGCCCGCTTGAAGGCCAGGTTCAGGGCAACCAGCTAAACTTCCGGATGACTGTAATGGGGATTGCCTATGAATTCCAGGGCGTCATCCAGGGCAACACGATTCAGGGTAGATTCCAGTCAATACAGAC